Proteins co-encoded in one Ooceraea biroi isolate clonal line C1 chromosome 9, Obir_v5.4, whole genome shotgun sequence genomic window:
- the LOC105276308 gene encoding uncharacterized protein LOC105276308, giving the protein MKNIQTAISPLLILLCLCGFGVFEYPRGRSRFYPTILYILVVWLLYIYIITEVTTFLRRFNIELFIITKTSITFTILTTLLSLHYNKRFKCCLNKLSIVNDTLEKFGTIKNYAKLRRQITWLIIGWIASIFLLNMIDSIWFFENIPHCHAAVAISLPFLINQTLHVNSLCDIFLLILLRYIGSQFEQINQYIAKLTEQDTQQVKHTWAISSLPVDCRHKIGIKTTKVIVLILMHVHLELCVITRELTRIFGMHMVMQTLVFNVITAQIVNDIYNTMIHSNSNYEMALILFVHYIWIVTNIIKMIVFNCVCEKVCSKAGKTEVFLNKLTHYNLDIETHDYIMQFLYKLLQRPLKISGLGLHFGYKLLLQCVNYIGTVIIITLQSRS; this is encoded by the exons ATGAAGAATATCCAAACGGCTATATCTCCGCTCTTAATCTTATTGTGTTTATGTGGTTTCGGGGTGTTTGAATATCCTCGCGGACGGTCGCGATTTTATCCTACTATCCTCTACATTCTAGTAGTATGGTTGCTTTATATTTACATCATCACTGAAGTAACGACATTCCTCAGAAGATTCAACATAGAGTTGTTTATAATTACTAAAACAAGTATTACTTTTACAATATTGACTACATTGCTTAGCTTGCATTATAATAAG AGATTTAAATGTTGTCTGAACAAACTAAGTATTGTAAACGACACGTTGGAAAAGTTTGGAACGATAAagaattatgcaaaattacgCAGACAAATTACGTGGTTGATCATTGGATGGATTGCCTCGATCTTTTTACTGAATATGATTGATAGTATATGGTTTTTTGAAAACATCCCTCATTGTCATGCTGCGGTAGCTATAAGCCTACCCTTCCTTATAAATCAAACACTTCATGTAAATTCACTTTGcgatatatttcttttgataCTACTAAG ATACATAGGATCTCAATTTGAGCAGATCAATCAATATATTGCGAAGTTAACGGAACAGGACACACAGCAAGTAAAACATACTTGGGCTATTTCTTCATTGCCTGTGGATTGCCGACACAAAATTGGCATCAAAACAACCAAAGTAATCGTATTAATCTTAAT GCATGTTCATCTTGAATTGTGTGTGATAACACGTGAATTAACAAGAATATTTGGGATGCATATGGTGATGCAGACACTcgtatttaatgttattacgGCGCAGATTGTCAATGATATTTATAACACAATGATTCACAGCAATTCTAATTATGAAATGGCACTTATTCTTTTTGTTCATTATATCTGGATTGTaacaaatatcataaaaatgatCGTTTTCAATTGTGTATGTGAAAAAGTTTGCAGCAAG GCAGGAAAAACCGAAGTATTTCTCAATAAATTGACACATTATAATTTGGATATCGAGACACATGATTAC aTCATGCAATttctgtataaattattacaacgaCCATTAAAGATCTCAGGGCTTGGGCTTCACTTTGGGTATAAATTGCTGCTACag TGTGTGAATTATATTGGGACGGTTATAATAATTACCTTACAATCACGTTCATAA
- the LOC105276023 gene encoding uncharacterized protein LOC105276023 isoform X5 has protein sequence MIDDSKTMMKTIQAALSPLLTIGSICGLAIFEYPPGRARPYFSCLYFSITWSLYVFLCYYLFYNNYAVVISWPIKVVMLTTIVSVCDSLFHFKDLSTCLRKLSVVDDTLQVLGTPKEYRLLYKWTIGVIIGWIILACFLNTIDSIVSYYYTREHSDIVRICVPFFTNHLFHVDTYSGLIWGTILGYTGSRFQRINEHIYTLLSEDTKCIKRWDKLIPINYQSRAEAKDCKRYIWIIMHIHLHLSHISHQLNKVFSMQMTLQMASYFAFFVDLLCVIYTSYIDKSKNIGSILDGLFSYIWLVVCIVKVFGLTHICQTVSDKAQETITILYKLSNDNPDEDLREQVLQFILQIKQREIKFSGLGLFYFDYGFIRHVRSLHLFCKSIVTILIIIIQMHVSYDDISQPVNDEDYIVI, from the exons ATGATTGATGATTCGAAGACCATGATGAAAACGATTCAAGCAGCGCTGTCACCGCTGTTGACCATTGGCTCGATTTGCGGTTTGGCTATCTTCGAGTATCCACCTGGACGCGCCAGACCGTATTTCTCTTGTTTGTATTTCTCGATTACGTGGAGCCTTTATGTATTTCTCTGTTATTACTTGTTTTACAACAATTATGCTGTAGTTATATCGTGGCCTATTAAAGTTGTAATGCTCACTACAATTGTATCTGTGTGTGACAGCTTGTTTCATTTTAAG GATTTGAGCACATGTTTGCGTAAGCTATCCGTTGTGGATGACACATTACAAGTGCTCGGAACACCAAAAGAATACAGATTGCTATATAAATGGACGATTGGAGTAATAATTGGATGGATAATATTGGCTTGTTTCTTGAATACAATAGATAGTATCGTATCATATTACTACACACGTGAACATTCCGATATCGTTCGTATCTGTGTTCCGTTTTTCACGAATCATTTGTTCCATGTTGATACCTATAGTGGATTGATATGGGGAACTATCCTGGG ATACACAGGCTCCAGATTTCAACGAATAAACGAGCATATTTATACACTATTAAGTGAAGATACAAAATGCATTAAAAGATGGGATAAATTAATACCAATTAATTACCAATCAAGAGCAGAAGCCAAAGATTGCAAGAGATACATATggattataat GCATATTCACTTGCATTTAAGCCATATATCACATCAGTTAAACAAAGTATTCAGTATGCAGATGACGTTACAAATGGCTTCTTACTTTGCGTTCTTCGTGGATCTCTTATGTGTAATTTATACATCATATAtagataaaagtaaaaatattggaTCAATTCTGGATGGACTATTTTCCTACATCTGGCTTGTCGTATGCATCGTGAAAGTATTTGGATTAACTCATATTTGTCAAACTGTCTCGGATAAG GCGCAGGAGACAATAACaattctttataaattatcCAACGATAATCCCGATGAAGATTTACGTGAGCAG gttttacaatttatattacaaataaagcaacgagaaataaaattttctggCCTGGGGCTTTTCTATTTCGATTATGGTTTTATTCGTCACGTACGTTCTCTACATTTA TTCTGCAAATCAATTGTGAccattttgataattataatacagatGCATGTGTCTTATGATGACATAAGTCAGCCAGTGAATGACGAagattatatagttatatga
- the LOC105276023 gene encoding uncharacterized protein LOC105276023 isoform X2, which produces MHLHLELRRIARDLNSIFEIQMVLKTASYFIYLTVFSYQLFLMIIQDYKKKTTLYTWLVICSWIFPLTINLYVINYIYDNVEYKAKKTCTIIHQLTTPIRYADMWKEFALQEMHRPLKFTGLDLFQFGHKFIWKDLSTCLRKLSVVDDTLQVLGTPKEYRLLYKWTIGVIIGWIILACFLNTIDSIVSYYYTREHSDIVRICVPFFTNHLFHVDTYSGLIWGTILGYTGSRFQRINEHIYTLLSEDTKCIKRWDKLIPINYQSRAEAKDCKRYIWIIMHIHLHLSHISHQLNKVFSMQMTLQMASYFAFFVDLLCVIYTSYIDKSKNIGSILDGLFSYIWLVVCIVKVFGLTHICQTVSDKAQETITILYKLSNDNPDEDLREQVLQFILQIKQREIKFSGLGLFYFDYGFIRHVRSLHLFCKSIVTILIIIIQMHVSYDDISQPVNDEDYIVI; this is translated from the exons AT GCATCTTCATTTAGAATTACGTCGCATCGCTCGCGATTTGAATTCAATATTCGAAATACAGATGGTTTTGAAAACAGCATCctattttatatacttgaCAGTATTTAGTTATCAATTGTTCTTAATGATAATAcaagattataaaaagaaaacaacgTTATACACTTGGCTTGTCATCTGCTCTTGGATTTTTCCGCTTACAATAAATCTCtacgttataaattatatctatGACAATGTCGAATATAAG GCGAAAAAAACTTGTACAATTATCCATCAACTAACGACTCCTATTCGATACGCTGATATGTGGAAAGAA TTCGCTCTACAAGAAATGCATCGTCCGTTAAAATTCACTGGGTTGGATCTTTTCCAGTTTGGCCATAAGTTTATTTGGAAg GATTTGAGCACATGTTTGCGTAAGCTATCCGTTGTGGATGACACATTACAAGTGCTCGGAACACCAAAAGAATACAGATTGCTATATAAATGGACGATTGGAGTAATAATTGGATGGATAATATTGGCTTGTTTCTTGAATACAATAGATAGTATCGTATCATATTACTACACACGTGAACATTCCGATATCGTTCGTATCTGTGTTCCGTTTTTCACGAATCATTTGTTCCATGTTGATACCTATAGTGGATTGATATGGGGAACTATCCTGGG ATACACAGGCTCCAGATTTCAACGAATAAACGAGCATATTTATACACTATTAAGTGAAGATACAAAATGCATTAAAAGATGGGATAAATTAATACCAATTAATTACCAATCAAGAGCAGAAGCCAAAGATTGCAAGAGATACATATggattataat GCATATTCACTTGCATTTAAGCCATATATCACATCAGTTAAACAAAGTATTCAGTATGCAGATGACGTTACAAATGGCTTCTTACTTTGCGTTCTTCGTGGATCTCTTATGTGTAATTTATACATCATATAtagataaaagtaaaaatattggaTCAATTCTGGATGGACTATTTTCCTACATCTGGCTTGTCGTATGCATCGTGAAAGTATTTGGATTAACTCATATTTGTCAAACTGTCTCGGATAAG GCGCAGGAGACAATAACaattctttataaattatcCAACGATAATCCCGATGAAGATTTACGTGAGCAG gttttacaatttatattacaaataaagcaacgagaaataaaattttctggCCTGGGGCTTTTCTATTTCGATTATGGTTTTATTCGTCACGTACGTTCTCTACATTTA TTCTGCAAATCAATTGTGAccattttgataattataatacagatGCATGTGTCTTATGATGACATAAGTCAGCCAGTGAATGACGAagattatatagttatatga
- the LOC105276023 gene encoding uncharacterized protein LOC105276023 isoform X4, with product MVLKTASYFIYLTVFSYQLFLMIIQDYKKKTTLYTWLVICSWIFPLTINLYVINYIYDNVEYKAKKTCTIIHQLTTPIRYADMWKEIYQFALQEMHRPLKFTGLDLFQFGHKFIWKDLSTCLRKLSVVDDTLQVLGTPKEYRLLYKWTIGVIIGWIILACFLNTIDSIVSYYYTREHSDIVRICVPFFTNHLFHVDTYSGLIWGTILGYTGSRFQRINEHIYTLLSEDTKCIKRWDKLIPINYQSRAEAKDCKRYIWIIMHIHLHLSHISHQLNKVFSMQMTLQMASYFAFFVDLLCVIYTSYIDKSKNIGSILDGLFSYIWLVVCIVKVFGLTHICQTVSDKAQETITILYKLSNDNPDEDLREQVLQFILQIKQREIKFSGLGLFYFDYGFIRHVRSLHLFCKSIVTILIIIIQMHVSYDDISQPVNDEDYIVI from the exons ATGGTTTTGAAAACAGCATCctattttatatacttgaCAGTATTTAGTTATCAATTGTTCTTAATGATAATAcaagattataaaaagaaaacaacgTTATACACTTGGCTTGTCATCTGCTCTTGGATTTTTCCGCTTACAATAAATCTCtacgttataaattatatctatGACAATGTCGAATATAAG GCGAAAAAAACTTGTACAATTATCCATCAACTAACGACTCCTATTCGATACGCTGATATGTGGAAAGAA ATTTATCAGTTCGCTCTACAAGAAATGCATCGTCCGTTAAAATTCACTGGGTTGGATCTTTTCCAGTTTGGCCATAAGTTTATTTGGAAg GATTTGAGCACATGTTTGCGTAAGCTATCCGTTGTGGATGACACATTACAAGTGCTCGGAACACCAAAAGAATACAGATTGCTATATAAATGGACGATTGGAGTAATAATTGGATGGATAATATTGGCTTGTTTCTTGAATACAATAGATAGTATCGTATCATATTACTACACACGTGAACATTCCGATATCGTTCGTATCTGTGTTCCGTTTTTCACGAATCATTTGTTCCATGTTGATACCTATAGTGGATTGATATGGGGAACTATCCTGGG ATACACAGGCTCCAGATTTCAACGAATAAACGAGCATATTTATACACTATTAAGTGAAGATACAAAATGCATTAAAAGATGGGATAAATTAATACCAATTAATTACCAATCAAGAGCAGAAGCCAAAGATTGCAAGAGATACATATggattataat GCATATTCACTTGCATTTAAGCCATATATCACATCAGTTAAACAAAGTATTCAGTATGCAGATGACGTTACAAATGGCTTCTTACTTTGCGTTCTTCGTGGATCTCTTATGTGTAATTTATACATCATATAtagataaaagtaaaaatattggaTCAATTCTGGATGGACTATTTTCCTACATCTGGCTTGTCGTATGCATCGTGAAAGTATTTGGATTAACTCATATTTGTCAAACTGTCTCGGATAAG GCGCAGGAGACAATAACaattctttataaattatcCAACGATAATCCCGATGAAGATTTACGTGAGCAG gttttacaatttatattacaaataaagcaacgagaaataaaattttctggCCTGGGGCTTTTCTATTTCGATTATGGTTTTATTCGTCACGTACGTTCTCTACATTTA TTCTGCAAATCAATTGTGAccattttgataattataatacagatGCATGTGTCTTATGATGACATAAGTCAGCCAGTGAATGACGAagattatatagttatatga
- the LOC105276023 gene encoding uncharacterized protein LOC105276023 isoform X1: MHLHLELRRIARDLNSIFEIQMVLKTASYFIYLTVFSYQLFLMIIQDYKKKTTLYTWLVICSWIFPLTINLYVINYIYDNVEYKAKKTCTIIHQLTTPIRYADMWKEIYQFALQEMHRPLKFTGLDLFQFGHKFIWKDLSTCLRKLSVVDDTLQVLGTPKEYRLLYKWTIGVIIGWIILACFLNTIDSIVSYYYTREHSDIVRICVPFFTNHLFHVDTYSGLIWGTILGYTGSRFQRINEHIYTLLSEDTKCIKRWDKLIPINYQSRAEAKDCKRYIWIIMHIHLHLSHISHQLNKVFSMQMTLQMASYFAFFVDLLCVIYTSYIDKSKNIGSILDGLFSYIWLVVCIVKVFGLTHICQTVSDKAQETITILYKLSNDNPDEDLREQVLQFILQIKQREIKFSGLGLFYFDYGFIRHVRSLHLFCKSIVTILIIIIQMHVSYDDISQPVNDEDYIVI; this comes from the exons AT GCATCTTCATTTAGAATTACGTCGCATCGCTCGCGATTTGAATTCAATATTCGAAATACAGATGGTTTTGAAAACAGCATCctattttatatacttgaCAGTATTTAGTTATCAATTGTTCTTAATGATAATAcaagattataaaaagaaaacaacgTTATACACTTGGCTTGTCATCTGCTCTTGGATTTTTCCGCTTACAATAAATCTCtacgttataaattatatctatGACAATGTCGAATATAAG GCGAAAAAAACTTGTACAATTATCCATCAACTAACGACTCCTATTCGATACGCTGATATGTGGAAAGAA ATTTATCAGTTCGCTCTACAAGAAATGCATCGTCCGTTAAAATTCACTGGGTTGGATCTTTTCCAGTTTGGCCATAAGTTTATTTGGAAg GATTTGAGCACATGTTTGCGTAAGCTATCCGTTGTGGATGACACATTACAAGTGCTCGGAACACCAAAAGAATACAGATTGCTATATAAATGGACGATTGGAGTAATAATTGGATGGATAATATTGGCTTGTTTCTTGAATACAATAGATAGTATCGTATCATATTACTACACACGTGAACATTCCGATATCGTTCGTATCTGTGTTCCGTTTTTCACGAATCATTTGTTCCATGTTGATACCTATAGTGGATTGATATGGGGAACTATCCTGGG ATACACAGGCTCCAGATTTCAACGAATAAACGAGCATATTTATACACTATTAAGTGAAGATACAAAATGCATTAAAAGATGGGATAAATTAATACCAATTAATTACCAATCAAGAGCAGAAGCCAAAGATTGCAAGAGATACATATggattataat GCATATTCACTTGCATTTAAGCCATATATCACATCAGTTAAACAAAGTATTCAGTATGCAGATGACGTTACAAATGGCTTCTTACTTTGCGTTCTTCGTGGATCTCTTATGTGTAATTTATACATCATATAtagataaaagtaaaaatattggaTCAATTCTGGATGGACTATTTTCCTACATCTGGCTTGTCGTATGCATCGTGAAAGTATTTGGATTAACTCATATTTGTCAAACTGTCTCGGATAAG GCGCAGGAGACAATAACaattctttataaattatcCAACGATAATCCCGATGAAGATTTACGTGAGCAG gttttacaatttatattacaaataaagcaacgagaaataaaattttctggCCTGGGGCTTTTCTATTTCGATTATGGTTTTATTCGTCACGTACGTTCTCTACATTTA TTCTGCAAATCAATTGTGAccattttgataattataatacagatGCATGTGTCTTATGATGACATAAGTCAGCCAGTGAATGACGAagattatatagttatatga
- the LOC105276023 gene encoding uncharacterized protein LOC105276023 isoform X3, whose translation MHLHLELRRIARDLNSIFEIQMVLKTASYFIYLTVFSYQLFLMIIQDYKKKTTLYTWLVICSWIFPLTINLYVINYIYDNVEYKAKKTCTIIHQLTTPIRYADMWKEIYQFALQEMHRPLKFTGLDLFQFGHKFIWKDLSTCLRKLSVVDDTLQVLGTPKEYRLLYKWTIGVIIGWIILACFLNTIDSIVSYYYTREHSDIVRICVPFFTNHLFHVDTYSGLIWGTILGYTGSRFQRINEHIYTLLSEDTKCIKRWDKLIPINYQSRAEAKDCKRYIWIIMHIHLHLSHISHQLNKVFSMQMTLQMASYFAFFVDLLCVIYTSYIDKSKNIGSILDGLFSYIWLVVCIVKVFGLTHICQTVSDKAQETITILYKLSNDNPDEDLREQVLQFILQIKQREIKFSGLGLFYFDYGFIRHFCKSIVTILIIIIQMHVSYDDISQPVNDEDYIVI comes from the exons AT GCATCTTCATTTAGAATTACGTCGCATCGCTCGCGATTTGAATTCAATATTCGAAATACAGATGGTTTTGAAAACAGCATCctattttatatacttgaCAGTATTTAGTTATCAATTGTTCTTAATGATAATAcaagattataaaaagaaaacaacgTTATACACTTGGCTTGTCATCTGCTCTTGGATTTTTCCGCTTACAATAAATCTCtacgttataaattatatctatGACAATGTCGAATATAAG GCGAAAAAAACTTGTACAATTATCCATCAACTAACGACTCCTATTCGATACGCTGATATGTGGAAAGAA ATTTATCAGTTCGCTCTACAAGAAATGCATCGTCCGTTAAAATTCACTGGGTTGGATCTTTTCCAGTTTGGCCATAAGTTTATTTGGAAg GATTTGAGCACATGTTTGCGTAAGCTATCCGTTGTGGATGACACATTACAAGTGCTCGGAACACCAAAAGAATACAGATTGCTATATAAATGGACGATTGGAGTAATAATTGGATGGATAATATTGGCTTGTTTCTTGAATACAATAGATAGTATCGTATCATATTACTACACACGTGAACATTCCGATATCGTTCGTATCTGTGTTCCGTTTTTCACGAATCATTTGTTCCATGTTGATACCTATAGTGGATTGATATGGGGAACTATCCTGGG ATACACAGGCTCCAGATTTCAACGAATAAACGAGCATATTTATACACTATTAAGTGAAGATACAAAATGCATTAAAAGATGGGATAAATTAATACCAATTAATTACCAATCAAGAGCAGAAGCCAAAGATTGCAAGAGATACATATggattataat GCATATTCACTTGCATTTAAGCCATATATCACATCAGTTAAACAAAGTATTCAGTATGCAGATGACGTTACAAATGGCTTCTTACTTTGCGTTCTTCGTGGATCTCTTATGTGTAATTTATACATCATATAtagataaaagtaaaaatattggaTCAATTCTGGATGGACTATTTTCCTACATCTGGCTTGTCGTATGCATCGTGAAAGTATTTGGATTAACTCATATTTGTCAAACTGTCTCGGATAAG GCGCAGGAGACAATAACaattctttataaattatcCAACGATAATCCCGATGAAGATTTACGTGAGCAG gttttacaatttatattacaaataaagcaacgagaaataaaattttctggCCTGGGGCTTTTCTATTTCGATTATGGTTTTATTCGTCAC TTCTGCAAATCAATTGTGAccattttgataattataatacagatGCATGTGTCTTATGATGACATAAGTCAGCCAGTGAATGACGAagattatatagttatatga
- the LOC113562603 gene encoding uncharacterized protein LOC113562603 isoform X1: MCMIKLDAVDNTLEQLGTPKMDKQIFMWSKQIIIGWFIYVFLMNIYNVQYYAQYISIFWALVLSGIVHYSTHVNILVDCLVVILLWYVGNRFDKVHEHIKCLVGKELGMRYTWNRPIIAINKSTNNYKQVFWTTMHLYLELHRIARELNLMFGMKMTLQTASYLLYLTAFCYHMFLFIKYEYRKDLSFFDWFMICVWTSLFIIRLYIINYICDSVRYKVKRHF, from the exons ATGTGTATGATTAAACTTGACGCTGTGGACAACACTTTAGAACAACTCGGCACTCCGAAAATGGATAAACAGATATTCATGTGGTCaaagcaaataataattggaTGGTTCATATACGTTTTTCTCATGAATATCtataatgtacaatattatgCCCAATACATAAGTATTTTTTGGGCACTAGTCCTGTCAGGCATAGTACATTATTCCACTCATGTCAACATATTAGTGGATTGTTTAGTTGTTATTTTGTTGTG GTATGTCGGTAATAGATTTGATAAAGTAcacgagcatataaaatgtCTGGTGGGAAAGGAATTAGGGATGAGGTATACATGGAATAGACCAATAATCGCCATTAATAAATCAACCAATAATTACAAACAAGTGTTTTGGACCACAAT GCACCTTTACTTAGAATTACATCGCATCGCCCGTGAATTAAACTTAATGTTCGGAATGAAGATGACTCTTCAAACAGCATCTTATCTTCTATATTTAACAGCGTTTTGTTATCATATGTTCTTATTCATAAAGTACGAATATCGAAAGGATTTGTCGTTCTTTGACTGGTTTATGATATGTGTTTGGacttctttatttataataaggctatacattataaattatatctgtGACAGTGTGAGATACAAGGTAAAAcgccatttttaa
- the LOC113562603 gene encoding uncharacterized protein LOC113562603 isoform X2, protein MCMIKLDAVDNTLEQLGTPKMDKQIFMWSKQIIIGWFIYVFLMNIYNVQYYAQYISIFWALVLSGIVHYSTHVNILVDCLVVILLWYVGNRFDKVHEHIKCLVGKELGMRYTWNRPIIAINKSTNNYKQVFWTTM, encoded by the exons ATGTGTATGATTAAACTTGACGCTGTGGACAACACTTTAGAACAACTCGGCACTCCGAAAATGGATAAACAGATATTCATGTGGTCaaagcaaataataattggaTGGTTCATATACGTTTTTCTCATGAATATCtataatgtacaatattatgCCCAATACATAAGTATTTTTTGGGCACTAGTCCTGTCAGGCATAGTACATTATTCCACTCATGTCAACATATTAGTGGATTGTTTAGTTGTTATTTTGTTGTG GTATGTCGGTAATAGATTTGATAAAGTAcacgagcatataaaatgtCTGGTGGGAAAGGAATTAGGGATGAGGTATACATGGAATAGACCAATAATCGCCATTAATAAATCAACCAATAATTACAAACAAGTGTTTTGGACCACAATGTAA
- the LOC105276309 gene encoding uncharacterized protein LOC105276309: MIMTITIQQALRPLFLTCFVIGLGAYPIKQPHLRIRWVTYLSILYSLTVWSLYIYVTYYVTTLFTLERIFFTIISFIITVINILATITSSFVGFYYHKKFEMCMIKLDAVDDTLEQLGTPKMHKRIFMWSKQIIIGWFLYSFTLNIYYVQNYAQHMSVFWALILSVIILYGTHVNILVDVLFIILLWYVGNRFDKVHEHIKCLLVGKELGIRRPWNKSIIAINKSTNNYKQVFWTTMHLYLELHRISCDLNLMFGMKMTLQTASYLLYLTAFCYHMFFFITYDKYLNEFSSLDWFMTFLWASSFIIRLYVINYICDSVKYKANGIDKTIDQLTHVMRYADIWKEIYQFILQAMHHPLKFTGMGLFEFGQKFFWKFCITIATFVILMIQMKVPVNIGI; encoded by the exons ATGATCATGACGATCACTATACAACAAGCTTTGCGTCCTCTTTTTCTCACGTGTTTTGTCATTGGTTTAGGCGCTTATCCCATAAAACAACCACATTTAAGGATTCGATGGGTTACATACTTAAGTATACTATATTCTTTGACAGTGTGGTCTCTTTATATATACGTTACTTATTATGTGACAACTTTATTTACCCtggaaagaatatttttcactatTATTAGCTTTATTATCACAGTGATTAATATTCTTGCCACAATTACATCCAGTTTCGTAGGTTTCTACTATCACAAG aaatttgaGATGTGTATGATTAAACTTGACGCTGTGGACGACACTTTAGAACAACTCGGTACTCCGAAAATGCATAAAAGGATATTCATGTGgtcaaaacaaataataattggatGGTTCCTATACAGTTTTaccttaaatatttattatgtacaaaaCTATGCCCAACACATGAGTGTTTTTTGGGCACTAATCCTGTCAGTCATAATACTTTATGGTACTCATGTGAACATATTAGTggatgttttatttattattcttttgtg GTATGTCGGTAATAGATTTGATAAAGTAcacgagcatataaaatgtCTATTGGTGGGAAAGGAATTAGGGATAAGGCGTCCATGGAATAAATCAATAATCGCCATTAATAAATCAACCAATAATTACAAACAAGTGTTTTGGACCACAAT GCACCTTTACTTAGAATTACATCGCATCTCCTGTGACTTAAACTTAATGTTCGGAATGAAGATGACTCTTCAAACAGCATCTTATCTTCTATATTTAACAGCGTTTTGTTATCATATGTTCTTCTTTATAACGtatgacaaatatttaaatgagtTTTCGTCCCTTGACTGGTTTATGACATTTCTTTGGGCTTCTTCATTTATAATAAGGCTAtacgttataaattatatctgtGACAGTGTGAAATACAAG GCTAATGGTATTGACAAAACAATTGATCAACTGACACATGTTATGCGATACGCTGATATATGGAAAGAG ATTTACCAGTTTATTCTACAAGCAATGCATCATCCATTAAAATTTACTGGAATGGGTCTCTTCGAATTTGGTCAAAAGTTTTTTTGGAAG tTTTGCATCACTATTGCAACATTTGTGATACTTATGATACAGATGAAAGTACCTGTCAATATTGGCatttaa